A DNA window from Phaeobacter sp. A36a-5a contains the following coding sequences:
- the thiD gene encoding bifunctional hydroxymethylpyrimidine kinase/phosphomethylpyrimidine kinase — MSALLIIAGTDSSGGAGLTRDIAAATAMARMIPQFAARSLSLRPVVTAVTVQTNQALQEIYPTPVDGILGQIQAAVETGPISAVKIGMVGSAAAAEAIAATLARLLPPSCAVVLDPVLRSSSGGRLMHAGDLAPLMARADLITPNLHEASQLCPGLHGAVPGGGSRFDPQHFGMAAQARQLHQAGAGAVLIKGGHGTDAMAVDHLFCDATHVAFPRPRLKQTKRGTGCTLATAIAVQLMAAQKIETACRAAGDYVHEWLKEIPA; from the coding sequence ATGAGCGCGCTGCTGATCATCGCAGGCACCGACAGCAGCGGCGGCGCCGGGCTGACCCGTGATATCGCCGCCGCCACGGCGATGGCCCGCATGATCCCGCAGTTCGCGGCCCGATCGCTGAGCCTGCGACCGGTGGTGACAGCCGTGACCGTGCAGACCAACCAGGCCTTGCAGGAGATCTACCCGACGCCGGTTGACGGTATTCTGGGTCAGATACAGGCCGCTGTTGAGACCGGCCCGATCAGCGCGGTGAAGATCGGCATGGTCGGAAGCGCGGCAGCTGCCGAGGCAATTGCCGCAACTCTGGCGCGGTTGCTCCCGCCGAGTTGTGCGGTTGTGCTGGATCCGGTTCTGCGCAGCAGTTCAGGCGGTCGGCTGATGCACGCCGGTGATCTGGCACCGTTAATGGCCCGCGCCGATCTGATCACCCCCAACTTGCACGAAGCATCGCAGCTATGCCCAGGCTTGCACGGCGCAGTTCCGGGCGGTGGGAGCCGCTTTGACCCGCAGCACTTCGGCATGGCAGCGCAGGCGCGCCAGCTTCACCAGGCGGGCGCCGGAGCAGTTCTGATCAAAGGAGGACATGGGACCGACGCGATGGCAGTGGACCATCTTTTCTGCGACGCCACCCATGTCGCCTTCCCGCGGCCAAGACTGAAACAGACCAAGCGCGGCACCGGCTGCACCCTGGCCACCGCAATCGCAGTCCAGCTGATGGCAGCGCAAAAGATCGAGACAGCCTGCCGGGCGGCTGGCGACTATGTGCATGAGTGGCTGAAAGAGATCCCTGCCTGA
- a CDS encoding methyl-accepting chemotaxis protein, with protein sequence MPSIFFRLPIRIYAVVAMALALSVLLTVLLLSRAVDNAYAMRDRELSNIIDTSISLLADLEVRVQSGELTAEEARAQGREVIEKIRFETSGYLFAFDKELIVRAHPMVPDWVGTDRSGFEDVKGIKVFQELGKVAAADGAGSVRYWFQKPGQTTPEQKIGYVKAFEPWGWVIGTGSYVSDIRVDLAQMRTEAMATLAISLILLVIASTVLLRSVTGPINGLKARMATMADGETATDVPYTRARSEIGEMARTLEAFRGKLQEQDVLKGQQQTRDAERSDVVSIISSRLAALSQGDLTVRINETLPEDYAQLQRDFNRTAETLSATVTQVIDTAESIRNGANEISQASDDLSNRTESQAATLEETAAALDEMTASVKSAAEGARSVESIMQEAKQEAETSGTVVQSAVSAMTEIEQSSTHISQIIGVIDDIAFQTNLLALNAGVEAARAGEAGKGFAVVASEVRALAQRSSDAAMEIKTLIGDSTKQVERGVDLVGKTGDALQSIVERVGHISKLVSGIATGASEQSTGLHEINTGVTQLDQVTQQNAAMVEEATAAGHMLNADATKLAQLVAHFRVAAGGRPASEPARKTPAAAPAPRVTRNDPKPAAPSAHGDDWDLEAVKPTPAPAVASTSGNAAKDIWQDF encoded by the coding sequence ATGCCGTCCATATTCTTTCGTCTTCCCATCCGTATCTACGCTGTGGTGGCGATGGCACTCGCGCTCTCTGTGCTGCTGACCGTCCTGCTGCTGTCACGCGCAGTCGACAACGCCTATGCCATGCGCGACCGTGAGCTCAGCAATATCATCGATACCTCAATCAGCCTGCTTGCCGATCTTGAGGTGCGGGTACAGTCTGGTGAGCTGACAGCCGAGGAGGCGCGCGCTCAGGGCCGTGAGGTGATTGAGAAAATTCGCTTCGAAACCTCCGGCTACCTCTTTGCATTCGACAAGGAACTTATCGTGCGTGCGCACCCCATGGTGCCAGACTGGGTCGGCACTGACCGGTCCGGCTTCGAAGACGTGAAGGGTATCAAGGTGTTCCAGGAGCTGGGCAAGGTTGCCGCAGCTGATGGTGCCGGCTCGGTCCGCTATTGGTTCCAGAAACCGGGTCAGACCACTCCAGAGCAGAAAATCGGCTATGTGAAGGCCTTTGAACCCTGGGGCTGGGTCATTGGCACCGGCTCCTATGTCTCTGACATTCGGGTGGATCTTGCCCAGATGCGGACCGAAGCGATGGCCACCCTCGCGATCAGCCTGATTCTTCTGGTGATTGCCTCGACGGTCCTGCTGCGCAGTGTTACCGGCCCGATCAACGGTCTGAAGGCGCGGATGGCCACGATGGCCGACGGCGAGACGGCGACGGATGTACCCTATACTCGGGCGCGCAGCGAAATTGGCGAAATGGCCCGAACGCTGGAGGCATTCCGCGGGAAGCTGCAGGAGCAAGACGTGCTGAAAGGCCAGCAGCAGACCCGCGACGCCGAGCGGTCCGATGTTGTGTCGATCATCTCCAGCCGTCTCGCGGCACTGTCGCAGGGCGATCTGACCGTGCGTATCAACGAGACCCTGCCGGAGGATTACGCCCAGCTGCAGCGTGACTTCAACCGCACCGCGGAAACGCTGAGCGCCACTGTGACCCAGGTGATCGACACTGCCGAAAGCATCCGCAACGGCGCCAATGAGATCAGCCAGGCCTCCGACGACCTGTCCAACCGCACCGAAAGCCAGGCCGCCACGCTGGAGGAAACCGCCGCCGCCCTGGACGAGATGACGGCCAGCGTGAAATCCGCCGCCGAAGGTGCCCGCAGTGTCGAAAGCATCATGCAGGAAGCCAAACAGGAGGCCGAAACAAGTGGCACCGTGGTGCAGAGCGCCGTCTCCGCAATGACCGAGATCGAGCAGTCCTCGACCCATATTTCGCAGATCATCGGGGTGATTGACGACATCGCCTTCCAGACCAACCTTCTGGCGCTGAACGCCGGTGTCGAGGCCGCGCGGGCCGGCGAGGCGGGCAAGGGCTTTGCCGTGGTCGCCAGCGAGGTGCGCGCCCTGGCGCAGCGGTCCTCGGATGCGGCGATGGAGATCAAGACGCTGATCGGCGACAGCACCAAGCAGGTGGAGCGGGGCGTTGATCTGGTGGGCAAAACCGGCGACGCGCTGCAAAGCATCGTGGAGCGGGTCGGTCATATCTCGAAACTGGTTTCGGGCATCGCAACCGGTGCCAGCGAACAGTCGACCGGTCTGCATGAGATCAACACCGGCGTGACCCAGCTTGACCAGGTCACCCAGCAGAACGCCGCCATGGTCGAAGAGGCCACTGCCGCCGGGCATATGCTCAATGCCGATGCCACCAAGCTGGCCCAGCTGGTCGCCCATTTCCGGGTCGCGGCGGGGGGCAGACCGGCCTCGGAACCTGCCCGCAAGACCCCAGCAGCGGCCCCGGCGCCGCGGGTCACCAGAAATGACCCCAAACCGGCGGCGCCCAGTGCCCATGGCGATGACTGGGATCTGGAGGCGGTGAAACCGACCCCGGCCCCGGCGGTCGCCAGCACCAGTGGCAACGCGGCCAAGGATATCTGGCAGGATTTCTGA
- the rpoH gene encoding RNA polymerase sigma factor RpoH, which yields MANYANLPAPTPEGGLNRYLQEIRKFPLLEPEEEYMLAKRWVEEQDSASAHKMVTSHLRLAAKIAMGYRGYGLPQAEVISEANVGLMQAVKRFDPEKGFRLATYAMWWIRASIQEYILRSWSLVKLGTTSAQKKLFFNLRKAKARIGALEEGDLHPDTVKKIATDLGVTETEVISMNRRMSGGDASLNATVGSEGEGTMQWQDWLEDEDADQAGDYEARDELEARRELLANALDVLNDREKDILTQRRLADQAKTLEDLSTQYGVSRERIRQIEVRAFEKLQKKMRELASEKGMLPVS from the coding sequence ATGGCAAATTATGCAAATCTGCCCGCACCGACACCCGAAGGCGGGCTGAACCGGTACCTTCAGGAAATCCGCAAGTTCCCGCTGTTGGAACCGGAAGAGGAATATATGCTGGCCAAGCGCTGGGTCGAAGAGCAGGACAGTGCCTCGGCCCATAAGATGGTGACATCGCACCTGCGTCTGGCGGCGAAAATTGCCATGGGCTATCGCGGCTATGGTCTGCCGCAGGCCGAGGTGATCTCCGAAGCCAATGTCGGTTTGATGCAGGCGGTCAAACGCTTTGATCCCGAAAAGGGCTTTCGCCTGGCAACCTATGCCATGTGGTGGATCCGCGCCTCGATCCAGGAATATATCCTGCGGTCCTGGTCGCTGGTGAAACTCGGCACCACCTCGGCGCAGAAGAAGCTGTTCTTCAATCTGCGCAAGGCCAAGGCCCGTATCGGCGCGCTGGAGGAGGGCGACCTGCACCCCGACACCGTCAAGAAGATCGCCACCGACCTCGGCGTGACCGAGACGGAGGTGATTTCGATGAACCGGCGGATGTCCGGCGGCGATGCCTCTCTCAATGCCACCGTCGGCAGCGAGGGCGAAGGCACGATGCAGTGGCAGGACTGGCTGGAGGATGAGGATGCTGATCAGGCCGGCGACTACGAGGCGCGCGATGAGCTTGAGGCCCGCCGCGAGCTGCTCGCCAATGCACTGGATGTGCTCAACGATCGCGAGAAGGATATTCTGACGCAGCGCCGACTGGCCGATCAGGCGAAAACGCTGGAGGACCTCAGCACGCAATATGGCGTCAGCCGCGAGCGTATCCGCCAGATCGAGGTGCGCGCCTTCGAGAAACTTCAAAAGAAGATGCGCGAGCTGGCGTCCGAGAAGGGCATGTTGCCGGTGAGCTGA
- a CDS encoding thiazole synthase gives MQIYGEEITSRLLLGTAQYPSPVVLSEAIRTSGCEIITVSLRRETADGSGAGFWDGLRDTGCRILPNTAGCHSVQEAVTTAQMARELFGTPWIKLEVIGHCDTLQPDVFGLVEAARTLSDDGFQVFPYTTDDLVVGEKLLEAGCEVLMPWGAPIGSGQGLRNPDGLRAMRAYFPEVPLIVDAGIGRPSDATQAMELGMDAVLLNTAVAKAGDPAGMARAMALAIAAGRAGYHADPMERRDMAVPSTPVLGLAALS, from the coding sequence ATGCAGATCTATGGAGAAGAGATCACCTCGCGGCTGCTGCTGGGCACCGCCCAATACCCCTCGCCTGTGGTCCTGAGCGAGGCAATCAGAACCAGTGGCTGCGAAATCATCACCGTGTCCCTGCGGCGCGAGACCGCTGATGGCTCCGGCGCGGGATTCTGGGACGGCCTGCGCGATACCGGCTGCCGCATCCTGCCCAACACCGCAGGCTGCCACTCCGTGCAGGAAGCAGTGACCACCGCCCAGATGGCGCGCGAGCTGTTCGGCACGCCCTGGATCAAGCTGGAAGTGATCGGCCATTGCGACACGCTGCAACCGGATGTGTTCGGGTTGGTCGAGGCCGCGCGTACGCTGTCTGACGATGGGTTTCAGGTCTTTCCCTACACCACCGACGATCTGGTGGTCGGAGAGAAACTCCTTGAGGCGGGCTGTGAGGTGCTGATGCCCTGGGGGGCGCCGATCGGATCCGGTCAGGGCTTGCGCAACCCGGATGGCCTGCGCGCGATGCGGGCCTATTTCCCTGAGGTGCCGCTGATCGTGGATGCGGGCATTGGCCGCCCGTCGGATGCGACGCAGGCGATGGAGCTGGGCATGGATGCCGTGCTGCTGAACACCGCTGTGGCCAAGGCCGGAGATCCTGCCGGAATGGCGCGCGCCATGGCGCTGGCGATTGCGGCCGGGCGCGCCGGATATCACGCAGACCCGATGGAGCGGCGCGATATGGCGGTGCCCTCCACCCCTGTTCTTGGCCTCGCAGCGCTAAGCTGA
- the thiS gene encoding sulfur carrier protein ThiS, translating to MNITVNAKAHEVSARTLEAALRELGYISPSVATALNGAFVARTRRADTELNEGDRIEVLAPMQGG from the coding sequence ATGAACATCACCGTGAACGCCAAAGCGCATGAGGTGAGCGCCCGGACGCTGGAAGCTGCGCTGCGCGAGCTGGGCTATATCAGCCCATCGGTCGCCACCGCGCTGAATGGCGCCTTTGTGGCCCGCACCCGACGCGCTGACACCGAGCTTAACGAGGGCGACCGCATCGAAGTGCTCGCCCCGATGCAGGGGGGATAA
- a CDS encoding FAD-dependent oxidoreductase has product MITIAGAGLAGLACAYELAQRGATVRIYERAAAIGAGSVARYAGGMLAPWCERESAEEAVITLGGRAIDWWAKVTSVHRRGTLMVAPARDRAELTRFARRTTGHRGVDEAEIATMEPALAGRFAQGLFFEQEAHLDPRQAIRDLAAAVSALGVEICLGADAPGSVDIDCRGIAAADRLTGLRPVRGEMAILHCPEVMLTRTLRLLHPRIPLYLVPRGDGLFMIGGTMVESTSTRPVTLRSLSELLNAAFTLHPGFAEASVVETGAGLRPAFADNLPRLHQDGGTLFLNGLYRHGFLLAPAMAQQVADRLRPETSDEHHRERQSA; this is encoded by the coding sequence ATGATCACCATCGCAGGCGCAGGCCTCGCCGGTCTCGCCTGCGCCTATGAGCTGGCGCAGCGCGGGGCCACCGTGCGGATCTACGAACGCGCGGCTGCGATCGGTGCAGGCAGTGTCGCGCGCTATGCCGGCGGCATGCTCGCCCCCTGGTGCGAACGCGAAAGCGCCGAGGAGGCGGTGATCACCCTCGGTGGCCGCGCCATCGACTGGTGGGCCAAGGTCACGAGCGTCCACAGGCGCGGCACGCTGATGGTGGCGCCTGCCCGCGACCGGGCCGAGCTGACCCGCTTTGCCCGCCGCACCACCGGGCATCGGGGCGTGGACGAGGCCGAGATCGCGACGATGGAGCCGGCGCTGGCGGGGCGGTTTGCGCAGGGGCTGTTCTTTGAGCAGGAGGCACATCTGGACCCGCGACAGGCGATCCGGGATCTGGCGGCTGCGGTCTCTGCGCTTGGCGTTGAGATCTGTCTGGGGGCTGATGCGCCGGGAAGCGTTGATATCGACTGCCGGGGCATCGCCGCCGCCGACCGGCTAACGGGCCTGCGGCCTGTGCGCGGAGAGATGGCGATACTGCACTGCCCGGAGGTCATGCTCACCCGCACCCTGCGGCTGCTGCACCCGAGAATACCGCTGTACCTCGTCCCACGCGGCGACGGGCTGTTCATGATCGGCGGCACCATGGTTGAAAGCACATCCACCCGTCCCGTTACCCTGCGCTCGCTCAGCGAGCTGCTGAATGCAGCCTTCACCCTGCACCCGGGCTTTGCCGAGGCCAGCGTTGTGGAAACAGGCGCCGGGCTGCGCCCCGCCTTTGCCGACAATCTGCCCCGCCTTCATCAGGACGGCGGGACGCTATTCCTCAATGGGCTGTACCGCCACGGATTTCTGCTGGCGCCCGCGATGGCGCAGCAGGTGGCGGACCGCCTCAGACCGGAGACATCAGATGAACATCACCGTGAACGCCAAAGCGCATGA
- a CDS encoding HesA/MoeB/ThiF family protein: MDPGLREMSRFDRQTALPEVGAEGQQRLASAHILVVGAGGLGCPVLQYLAGAGIGEITVMDGDLVEATNLPRQPLYTFADVGRYKVEAARRRLMAMAPELRLHPHARDLTPDNVAAAVGPADLVIDAADSYAVSYTLSDCCQQLGRPLISASALAQSGYVGVFCGGGPSLRAVFPDPTDRSATCASAGIMGPVVGVIGALQAQLALKLLLGHQPTPLGRMLSLDFAGLQMGGFDFATAAEPARSLPFIGMNSLTAADYVIELRPEDEAAEPATTTAVRILPDRLTAADLPTDRRVVLACHSGLRAWRKAAELAPDFAGDLALLAAGRRQ, translated from the coding sequence ATGGATCCGGGCCTGCGCGAGATGAGCCGCTTTGACCGCCAGACCGCTTTGCCGGAGGTGGGCGCCGAGGGACAGCAGAGGCTGGCCAGCGCCCATATTCTTGTTGTCGGGGCCGGCGGGCTTGGCTGTCCGGTTCTGCAATATCTTGCCGGTGCCGGTATTGGCGAAATCACGGTGATGGACGGGGACCTGGTTGAGGCAACCAACCTGCCACGCCAGCCACTCTATACATTTGCGGACGTTGGTCGCTACAAGGTCGAGGCCGCGCGCAGGCGGCTGATGGCAATGGCGCCGGAGCTGCGGCTGCACCCCCATGCACGCGACCTGACACCGGACAATGTCGCCGCTGCGGTCGGCCCGGCCGATCTGGTGATAGATGCTGCCGACAGCTATGCGGTGTCCTACACGCTTTCGGATTGCTGTCAGCAGCTGGGGCGTCCGCTGATCAGTGCGTCGGCACTGGCGCAATCGGGTTATGTCGGCGTCTTTTGCGGGGGCGGCCCCTCGCTGCGCGCCGTCTTCCCCGACCCAACCGACAGGAGCGCTACCTGCGCCAGTGCCGGGATTATGGGGCCGGTTGTCGGGGTGATTGGCGCCCTGCAGGCACAGCTTGCCCTGAAGTTGCTACTGGGCCATCAGCCAACCCCGCTGGGGCGGATGTTGAGCCTCGACTTTGCCGGGCTTCAGATGGGCGGGTTTGATTTCGCCACGGCTGCAGAGCCTGCGCGGTCGCTGCCCTTTATCGGGATGAACAGCCTGACCGCCGCCGATTACGTGATAGAATTGCGCCCGGAGGATGAGGCCGCTGAACCGGCCACGACGACCGCCGTCCGCATCCTGCCGGATCGGTTGACGGCGGCTGATCTGCCGACGGACCGCCGGGTTGTGCTTGCCTGTCATAGTGGCCTGCGGGCCTGGCGCAAGGCGGCGGAGCTTGCGCCTGACTTTGCCGGAGATCTGGCGCTCTTGGCAGCGGGGCGGCGGCAATGA
- a CDS encoding thiamine phosphate synthase — translation MERFYLIVGHVSQLELLVPHGVRLVQLRLKDLPEPEIRRQIARARDFCAVHGAQLVVNDYWQAALDLNCSFVHLGQEDMDTADFEALRRKGVRFGLSTHDVAELERALAHGPEYVALGPVYETLLKQMKWAPQGLDRVRRWKAMAGDTPLVAIGGLTPERLPGVFAAGADSAAVVTDIQQAANPEARTLEWIRACAR, via the coding sequence ATGGAGCGTTTTTACCTGATCGTTGGTCATGTCAGCCAATTGGAACTGCTGGTTCCCCATGGGGTGCGCCTTGTGCAGCTGCGGCTGAAAGACCTGCCGGAGCCGGAGATCCGTCGCCAGATTGCCCGCGCGCGGGATTTCTGCGCCGTGCATGGCGCGCAGCTGGTGGTCAATGACTATTGGCAGGCCGCACTGGATCTGAACTGCAGCTTTGTGCACCTGGGACAGGAAGACATGGACACGGCCGATTTCGAGGCCCTGCGCCGCAAGGGCGTGCGATTTGGCCTGTCGACCCATGACGTAGCGGAGCTGGAGCGCGCCCTCGCCCATGGCCCTGAGTATGTGGCGCTTGGTCCGGTTTATGAAACCCTGCTGAAACAGATGAAATGGGCCCCACAGGGGCTTGACCGGGTGCGCCGGTGGAAAGCGATGGCGGGAGACACACCGCTGGTTGCCATTGGCGGGCTGACGCCCGAACGCCTGCCCGGGGTCTTTGCCGCAGGTGCAGACAGCGCTGCCGTGGTGACGGATATCCAGCAGGCCGCCAACCCGGAGGCGCGGACCCTGGAATGGATCCGGGCCTGCGCGAGATGA